One window of uncultured Methanoregula sp. genomic DNA carries:
- a CDS encoding 2-amino-3,7-dideoxy-D-threo-hept-6-ulosonate synthase, with translation MRGKEIRLERIMNRNTKKTVIIPMDHGVSNGPIAGLIDMGQAVNLVAEGGANAVIGHVGLALHGHRQGGRDVGLILHLSASTMLAPDPNEKVLVNTVQNALKMGADAVSMHVNIGAESEAKMLQDLGMVAVECMEWGMPLLAMMYPRGKNITTSNDLEQVKLAARVAAELGADIVKTVYTGDPESFREVTRGCPVPVVVAGGSKTDDRTTLELIEGAMAGGAAGISIGRNAFQHRAPAKFVRAAACIVHANKSVEEALEILK, from the coding sequence ATGAGAGGAAAGGAAATTCGTCTTGAAAGAATCATGAACCGGAACACGAAAAAGACCGTCATCATACCCATGGATCACGGGGTCTCGAACGGGCCGATTGCGGGACTCATCGATATGGGCCAGGCCGTGAACCTGGTGGCGGAAGGCGGGGCCAACGCGGTGATCGGCCACGTGGGTCTCGCACTCCACGGCCATCGGCAGGGCGGCCGGGACGTGGGGCTGATCCTGCACCTGTCCGCGAGCACGATGCTTGCGCCGGACCCGAACGAGAAAGTGCTCGTCAATACCGTGCAGAATGCGCTGAAGATGGGCGCCGATGCCGTCTCGATGCACGTCAACATCGGGGCTGAGTCCGAAGCAAAGATGCTCCAGGACCTCGGGATGGTTGCGGTGGAATGCATGGAATGGGGCATGCCGCTCCTTGCCATGATGTACCCCCGGGGCAAGAACATCACGACCTCAAACGATCTCGAACAGGTGAAGCTCGCCGCACGGGTGGCTGCGGAACTCGGCGCCGATATCGTCAAGACGGTGTACACCGGTGACCCGGAGTCCTTCCGCGAAGTGACCCGGGGATGCCCGGTGCCCGTGGTCGTGGCCGGAGGTTCAAAGACGGATGACCGCACAACCCTTGAGTTAATTGAAGGTGCAATGGCGGGCGGGGCTGCCGGGATCTCGATTGGCAGGAACGCTTTCCAGCACCGGGCGCCGGCAAAATTCGTCCGGGCTGCGGCCTGTATCGTGCATGCGAACAAGAGCGTGGAAGAAGCGCTCGAAATTCTGAAGTAA
- a CDS encoding 2-amino-3,7-dideoxy-D-threo-hept-6-ulosonate synthase — MIGKDIRIERIMDRNTGRAVIVPMDHGFSMGQIDGLLDMTQVISDVSNGGANAIILHKGLVKRGHRKHGRDIGLFIHLSGSTSLNPDPNDKVQVCTVEEAIALGADAVSIHINLGAPNESKMLEIGANVARDCTRWGMPLLTMIYPRGKGIDPFSAQSVGHAVRVAEELGADMIKTNYPGDPESFKKIVKACSVPVFIAGGEKTGDLESLKIIRDSVTAGGAGVCVGRNAFQRKDTKEFVQALCKVVHNNVDPAKALEHGK, encoded by the coding sequence ATGATTGGCAAGGATATCAGGATCGAACGGATTATGGACAGGAACACGGGAAGGGCAGTCATCGTGCCGATGGACCACGGGTTCTCGATGGGACAGATTGACGGCCTCCTGGATATGACGCAGGTGATCTCGGACGTGAGCAACGGCGGCGCAAACGCCATCATCCTCCACAAGGGTCTTGTCAAGCGCGGCCACCGGAAGCACGGCCGGGATATCGGCCTCTTCATCCACCTCTCGGGCAGCACGTCCTTAAACCCGGACCCGAACGACAAGGTCCAGGTCTGCACCGTGGAAGAAGCGATCGCGCTCGGCGCTGACGCAGTCTCGATCCACATCAACCTCGGTGCTCCCAACGAGTCCAAGATGCTGGAGATCGGCGCAAACGTTGCCCGGGACTGCACCCGCTGGGGCATGCCGCTCCTCACCATGATCTACCCGAGGGGCAAGGGCATCGACCCGTTCTCGGCGCAGTCGGTCGGGCATGCGGTTCGCGTGGCCGAGGAACTCGGGGCTGACATGATCAAGACCAACTACCCCGGCGACCCGGAATCATTTAAGAAGATCGTGAAGGCCTGCTCGGTACCGGTCTTCATAGCCGGCGGCGAAAAGACGGGCGACCTCGAATCGCTCAAGATTATCCGGGACTCGGTTACCGCGGGAGGCGCCGGGGTCTGCGTGGGAAGGAACGCCTTCCAGCGCAAGGATACCAAAGAGTTCGTCCAGGCACTCTGCAAGGTTGTGCACAACAACGTTGACCCGGCCAAGGCGCTGGAGCACGGGAAATGA